The following coding sequences lie in one Chelatococcus sp. YT9 genomic window:
- a CDS encoding GGDEF domain-containing protein, which yields MIMPANPLVLIGPTILLIFAVAFTLTWRIDQHRNYLLYFGVSALFFCLGSLSQILAVPRNVGFNAVVSAFIYTSSVLLACQGLLIRSGAGVGWRTHLILLISIVTGIAYFFYVDRNVVIRIYILNYGFGLIFLATAWKIRHLRSGRLPERVLLWVLVAFGFHFFPRTILTVQPQMPAAREFASSTFWLALQFSLAALGVILALSLLAVAVSDVVEDLRRERVTDPLTGLFNRRGLEEAHARVRKDRSAPLSVVIGDIDHFKSVNDTLGHATGDRLLREFGRLLMKESGAHNLCVRLGGEEFLVLLPATDFLAASQYAERIREAVRSTHFVSLPRSWQLTASFGVAQAEPSEDLDDTVNRADLALYMAKQDGRNRVGMARPREFAQGSTSSAP from the coding sequence ATGATCATGCCGGCAAACCCTCTCGTCCTGATTGGCCCGACGATCCTTCTGATCTTTGCTGTTGCGTTCACTTTGACCTGGAGAATCGACCAGCATCGGAATTACCTTTTATATTTTGGTGTATCTGCGCTTTTCTTTTGCCTCGGATCGCTTTCGCAAATTTTGGCTGTTCCACGCAACGTAGGATTCAATGCCGTCGTTTCGGCATTCATCTACACCAGTAGCGTCTTACTTGCGTGTCAGGGCCTCCTCATACGCTCGGGTGCTGGGGTCGGATGGCGTACTCATCTCATTCTTCTCATATCTATTGTTACGGGGATTGCATATTTTTTCTATGTGGACCGGAATGTTGTCATTCGAATCTACATCCTGAATTACGGATTTGGACTTATCTTTTTAGCAACGGCATGGAAGATCAGACATCTACGTTCCGGCCGGCTACCGGAGCGTGTGCTTCTTTGGGTTCTGGTGGCTTTTGGCTTCCATTTCTTCCCGCGGACCATCTTGACCGTACAGCCACAGATGCCGGCGGCCCGTGAATTTGCGAGTTCGACTTTCTGGCTGGCGTTGCAATTTTCCCTCGCGGCGCTGGGGGTGATTCTGGCATTGTCACTGCTGGCCGTTGCGGTCAGCGACGTTGTCGAAGACCTCCGCCGAGAACGTGTCACCGATCCCTTGACAGGCCTTTTTAACAGACGTGGCCTCGAGGAAGCGCATGCCAGAGTACGCAAGGACCGATCCGCACCCCTGAGCGTTGTCATAGGCGACATCGATCATTTCAAGAGTGTCAATGATACGCTGGGTCACGCCACCGGTGACCGTCTGCTTCGCGAGTTTGGGCGGCTCTTGATGAAAGAGTCGGGTGCGCACAATCTGTGTGTACGTCTAGGAGGAGAAGAATTCCTCGTCCTCTTGCCGGCCACGGATTTCCTAGCCGCCAGCCAGTACGCAGAGCGGATCAGAGAGGCTGTTCGCAGCACGCACTTCGTGTCGCTCCCGCGTTCATGGCAGCTGACCGCAAGTTTTGGTGTTGCGCAGGCCGAACCTAGCGAGGACCTGGACGACACCGTCAATCGCGCCGACCTCGCCCTCTATATGGCCAAGCAAGATGGAAGAAACCGCGTGGGCATGGCACGCCCGCGAGAATTTGCCCAAGGTTCGACATCGTCAGCGCCCTAG
- a CDS encoding cyclase family protein gives MVDPNDLTLEAWSAGAATVTQGRIVELGRVFYAGMPHYPTHPDFDISLFRRHGDRVRGDGASSASCLWSFGGHTGTHIDALCHVSHCGLMYDGSAVDNNAIERGDGPGDAAAFPSYVRRGVLFDIAGLDGVDRLQGERVITADDFENACRANSFDLQKGDVALVRTGWAQHWGTDDYIGHETPGPDLEGARWLAGKGVTLVGSDTAVFEKGPIAEAAPVHHLLLMEHRIHIMENLDLEALAAARIYTFFFLALPLRVRGGTASPLRPIAIY, from the coding sequence ATGGTGGATCCGAACGACCTGACCCTCGAAGCCTGGAGTGCAGGCGCCGCGACGGTCACGCAGGGCAGGATCGTTGAGCTGGGGCGCGTCTTCTATGCCGGAATGCCCCATTACCCCACGCATCCGGACTTCGATATCTCCTTGTTTCGCAGACACGGAGACCGGGTTCGTGGCGACGGCGCGAGTTCGGCGAGTTGCCTTTGGTCATTCGGCGGACACACCGGCACCCATATCGATGCGCTTTGCCATGTCTCGCATTGCGGATTGATGTACGACGGATCGGCGGTCGACAACAACGCCATCGAGCGCGGTGACGGACCGGGTGACGCCGCCGCTTTCCCCTCCTATGTCCGACGCGGCGTTCTGTTCGACATAGCTGGGCTGGACGGTGTCGATCGCCTGCAGGGCGAGCGGGTAATCACCGCGGACGACTTTGAGAATGCCTGCCGGGCCAACAGCTTTGATCTGCAAAAGGGCGATGTCGCTCTCGTCCGTACGGGATGGGCGCAGCACTGGGGCACCGACGACTATATCGGGCACGAAACCCCGGGGCCGGATCTCGAGGGGGCCCGATGGCTCGCTGGCAAAGGCGTCACCCTCGTCGGCAGCGATACTGCCGTATTCGAGAAGGGCCCGATCGCGGAAGCCGCGCCCGTGCATCATCTCCTGCTGATGGAGCACAGGATTCACATCATGGAGAACCTGGACCTCGAGGCGCTGGCTGCTGCGAGAATCTACACGTTCTTCTTTCTGGCACTGCCATTGCGGGTCAGGGGTGGAACGGCCTCCCCGCTTCGTCCCATAGCCATTTACTGA
- a CDS encoding SDR family NAD(P)-dependent oxidoreductase has protein sequence MTDRIISRFNSETTALEVVKGIDLKGRVAMVTGGASGIGLEISRALAAAGATVIIADVDDAKSLDAVRSIGASHPGSGVETVRLDLGSIASVRETADGLLARNLPLDILIENAGVMAPPLGRTKEGHELQFGINFLGHFELARCLEPALINSGKARVVCVSSIGHRRADVDFEDPDFKTTSYDRWKAYGQSKTACALLAVALNERLSPYGVTVNTMNPGGSMTGLQRHLTREEMQELGWIDEDGNVLSRWRSPQQCAATPVWLATAPEVEGRGGRYFEFCNESGPWSEDNPNVGVKPYALSIDSARRLWRLAEQLVG, from the coding sequence ATGACTGACCGCATTATCTCGCGATTCAATTCGGAAACAACGGCGCTCGAAGTCGTCAAGGGAATCGATCTCAAGGGACGTGTCGCCATGGTCACCGGTGGCGCGTCCGGCATTGGCCTCGAGATCTCGCGTGCGCTGGCGGCAGCCGGCGCCACGGTCATTATCGCCGATGTCGACGATGCGAAATCGTTGGACGCAGTCCGTTCGATAGGAGCGTCCCACCCCGGTTCCGGCGTTGAGACCGTGCGCCTGGACCTCGGCTCGATCGCCTCTGTTCGCGAGACCGCGGATGGGCTCCTCGCGCGTAATCTGCCGCTCGATATTCTCATCGAGAACGCCGGTGTCATGGCGCCGCCGCTCGGCCGGACCAAGGAAGGCCACGAACTTCAGTTCGGGATCAATTTTCTAGGCCATTTCGAGCTGGCGCGCTGCCTGGAGCCCGCATTGATAAATTCGGGAAAGGCCCGTGTGGTCTGCGTCAGCTCGATCGGGCACCGGCGGGCGGATGTTGATTTCGAGGACCCGGACTTCAAGACGACCTCCTATGATCGCTGGAAGGCTTACGGTCAATCCAAGACGGCCTGCGCGCTGCTCGCCGTGGCGTTGAACGAGCGGCTTTCCCCGTACGGCGTGACAGTCAACACGATGAATCCCGGCGGCTCGATGACGGGCCTGCAGCGTCACCTGACCCGGGAGGAAATGCAGGAACTCGGCTGGATCGACGAGGACGGCAACGTACTCTCGCGCTGGCGCAGCCCTCAGCAGTGCGCTGCAACTCCCGTCTGGCTTGCCACCGCGCCGGAGGTCGAGGGTAGAGGCGGCCGCTACTTCGAATTCTGCAACGAATCCGGACCATGGTCGGAAGATAACCCCAATGTCGGCGTGAAGCCGTATGCGCTCTCCATCGACAGCGCCCGGCGTTTGTGGCGGCTTGCCGAGCAGTTGGTCGGCTGA
- a CDS encoding aminopeptidase, with protein sequence MSVDNEADKVARLADIVVNTLLATRPSEKVLIVTDVAGMKENGDVVNAITELSRAIGAETLLIEMNDNPMAGGEYLPAAVQAMMPGQDIIISLTRTTSAPLPHHQVPIGLLRANKLRGVFMVKRSRRDLFHESVMEADYAAMAKVANFWQAAFQRGDTVRVTSAAGTDLTASIKGQPSHRSDFAHVPGKMSPCNWGEVYQGPVVGSTNGRFVCDGPVLGFDWPKEPVVVTIENGLATGVTGDPETSKALWKLITENENGANIAEIALGINAKANDHSCNTYKKGLGRLHIAVGNGLVYNQDVNSNIHIDLVMHKPTVEIDGKVIVRDGVSTQDERD encoded by the coding sequence ATGAGCGTTGACAACGAGGCCGATAAGGTCGCGCGACTGGCCGATATCGTCGTCAATACCCTTCTGGCAACCAGGCCGAGCGAGAAGGTTCTGATCGTGACCGACGTGGCGGGCATGAAGGAAAATGGCGACGTGGTGAACGCCATTACCGAGCTCAGCCGCGCGATCGGCGCCGAAACGCTCCTCATAGAGATGAATGACAACCCGATGGCCGGGGGCGAATACCTGCCGGCAGCGGTCCAGGCGATGATGCCCGGACAGGACATCATCATCAGCTTGACGCGCACCACGTCGGCACCGCTTCCGCACCATCAGGTGCCGATTGGCCTTTTGCGCGCAAACAAGCTGCGCGGTGTGTTTATGGTGAAGCGGAGCCGACGGGACCTATTCCATGAATCGGTCATGGAAGCGGACTATGCGGCCATGGCGAAGGTTGCGAACTTCTGGCAAGCCGCCTTCCAGCGCGGAGATACTGTGCGCGTCACCTCGGCTGCGGGCACCGACCTGACGGCCAGCATCAAGGGGCAGCCTTCCCATCGCTCCGACTTCGCCCATGTACCCGGCAAGATGTCGCCCTGCAACTGGGGCGAGGTCTACCAAGGGCCGGTCGTCGGCTCGACCAACGGCCGCTTTGTCTGCGACGGGCCGGTGCTCGGCTTTGACTGGCCGAAGGAGCCGGTTGTGGTGACGATCGAGAATGGACTTGCGACTGGCGTCACCGGGGATCCCGAGACCTCGAAGGCGTTGTGGAAATTGATTACGGAGAATGAGAACGGCGCCAACATTGCCGAGATCGCGCTTGGCATCAACGCGAAAGCCAATGACCACAGCTGCAACACTTACAAGAAGGGGCTCGGGCGCTTGCATATCGCCGTCGGCAACGGGCTTGTCTACAATCAGGATGTCAATTCCAATATTCACATTGATCTGGTGATGCACAAGCCAACCGTCGAGATCGATGGAAAGGTCATCGTCAGGGACGGTGTGTCCACTCAAGATGAACGGGACTAA
- a CDS encoding sorbosone dehydrogenase family protein — MARSRKLLLHASAAAAVLALAACSEQPLPEEAGYGPNPTLPEPKSSWLPTIKVAKAIGWKGDEKPTPLAGGQVTAFATGLQHPRWLYALPNGDILVAESDAPPKPDDKRGGLRAWVQGLFMERAGSRTPSANRISLLRDADGDGVAETKSIYLDNLNSPFGMALIKDQLYVANADSVVRVPYVAGETKNAEKPVKVADLPAGRNHHWTKSLVASADGSRLYVGVGSNSNVAENGMAEEENRAAVLEIEPQNGTTRVFASGLRNPVGIDWNPTTGELWVAVNERDEIGDDLVPDYMTSVKRDGFYGWPYSYYGQIVDERVEPQRPDLVAKAIKPDYALGSHTASLGLTFVKEGQISPSYAGGAFIGQHGSWNRASPVGYRVIFVPFVEGKPSGPPRPVLTGFLNNDGEARGRPVGVLVDGRNGLLVADDVGNAVWRVVLPPS; from the coding sequence ATGGCGCGCTCCCGCAAGCTTCTCCTCCATGCCAGCGCTGCGGCTGCAGTCCTCGCCCTCGCTGCTTGCAGCGAACAGCCGCTGCCGGAGGAGGCCGGATATGGCCCGAACCCGACATTGCCGGAGCCGAAATCCTCATGGCTACCAACCATCAAGGTTGCGAAGGCCATTGGCTGGAAGGGCGATGAAAAGCCCACACCGCTCGCTGGCGGACAGGTGACCGCCTTCGCCACGGGACTCCAACATCCCCGCTGGCTCTATGCACTGCCCAATGGCGATATCCTGGTCGCCGAGAGCGATGCCCCACCAAAGCCCGATGACAAGCGGGGCGGCCTTCGCGCCTGGGTGCAGGGCCTGTTCATGGAGCGGGCCGGATCTCGGACACCGAGCGCAAACCGTATCAGCCTGCTGCGCGACGCGGACGGCGATGGGGTCGCCGAGACGAAGAGCATCTATCTCGACAACCTGAACTCACCTTTCGGAATGGCGTTGATTAAGGATCAGCTCTACGTCGCCAACGCGGACTCGGTGGTGCGCGTGCCTTATGTCGCGGGCGAGACAAAGAATGCTGAGAAGCCGGTCAAGGTTGCGGACCTCCCAGCGGGGCGGAACCATCACTGGACAAAGAGCCTGGTTGCCAGTGCCGACGGCTCGCGCCTCTACGTCGGGGTCGGCTCTAATTCCAATGTGGCCGAAAATGGCATGGCTGAAGAGGAAAACCGCGCCGCTGTCCTGGAGATCGAGCCGCAGAACGGGACCACCCGGGTCTTTGCAAGCGGTTTGCGCAACCCCGTTGGCATCGACTGGAATCCGACAACCGGCGAGTTGTGGGTCGCTGTCAACGAGCGCGACGAGATCGGCGACGACTTGGTGCCTGACTACATGACGTCGGTAAAGCGCGACGGCTTCTATGGCTGGCCTTACAGCTATTATGGCCAGATCGTCGACGAGCGCGTGGAGCCGCAGCGACCCGACCTTGTCGCGAAGGCGATCAAGCCGGACTACGCCCTCGGTTCCCATACGGCTTCGTTGGGACTGACCTTCGTCAAGGAAGGTCAGATCAGTCCAAGCTATGCTGGCGGCGCCTTCATCGGCCAGCATGGCTCCTGGAACAGGGCGAGCCCGGTCGGCTACCGCGTGATATTCGTGCCTTTCGTTGAGGGCAAGCCATCTGGCCCGCCGCGCCCAGTTCTTACAGGGTTCCTGAACAACGACGGGGAGGCGCGCGGTCGCCCCGTTGGCGTGCTGGTTGACGGACGGAATGGGCTATTGGTCGCCGACGACGTTGGTAATGCTGTCTGGCGCGTGGTTCTGCCTCCGAGCTGA
- a CDS encoding long-chain-fatty-acid--CoA ligase encodes MRVHDWFEYHAKARPDTPFLIQDGVVVSYRDAEIRANRWANAMIAAGLGRGDRIAYLSTNDLDMGVMFMACAKAGVAPVMLNYRLVPREWLWILKDADVSMCFVRGEDYVAAIDSIRADIDPSVAFVSVGPAAFDNWQRLEDFIGSAPPDAPRLELTKDDMLYLIYTSGTTGHPKGIMISHQNVIAHVEQVMSASVLSRSPGERHLVVTPLYHAAGVLRIMTVAINGGTVVLMEHFDPDLFLRTLTEQRIATANMVPAIIQTLLDMPQISEMDFSHLQVIHYGAAPISESVLRRALATFKCPLIQGYGLTESCGGIAYLNEVDHLKALNGRPELLRSTGRSVVLAEVRVVDGEGNPVPPGTVGEIAIRGPNVMKGYWRNPEKTAETIRDGWLYSGDAAYMDEEGYVFLQDRIKDMIVSGGTNIYPNEIESALMEHDDIRDVAVIAIPDEKWGEAALAICVTRSGNRIPAETLIEFCRDKLGGYKIPRYYDFIEELPRNASGKVLKRVLREPYWKDQSRAIA; translated from the coding sequence ATGAGAGTGCACGACTGGTTCGAATACCATGCGAAGGCGCGGCCGGACACACCGTTTCTGATCCAGGACGGGGTTGTCGTCAGCTATCGGGATGCGGAAATTCGCGCCAATAGATGGGCGAATGCCATGATCGCGGCAGGGCTCGGGCGTGGCGACCGCATCGCTTATCTATCGACAAACGATCTCGACATGGGCGTGATGTTTATGGCCTGCGCAAAGGCTGGCGTGGCACCTGTCATGCTCAACTACCGTCTTGTCCCGCGCGAATGGCTCTGGATCCTCAAGGATGCGGATGTCAGCATGTGTTTCGTACGCGGGGAGGATTATGTCGCCGCGATCGACAGCATTCGCGCTGATATCGATCCTTCGGTCGCATTTGTCAGTGTGGGTCCGGCCGCTTTCGACAATTGGCAAAGACTGGAGGACTTCATCGGCAGCGCCCCGCCCGACGCGCCTCGGCTGGAGCTGACGAAGGACGACATGCTCTACCTGATCTATACGAGCGGGACCACCGGGCACCCCAAGGGCATCATGATCAGCCATCAGAACGTGATCGCTCATGTCGAGCAGGTCATGTCCGCCTCGGTCCTGTCCCGCTCACCCGGGGAGCGCCACCTCGTGGTCACTCCGCTCTATCACGCTGCGGGCGTGCTGCGCATCATGACGGTGGCCATCAACGGCGGCACCGTGGTGCTGATGGAGCATTTCGATCCGGACCTCTTCTTGCGGACGCTGACCGAGCAGCGCATTGCAACCGCCAATATGGTTCCAGCGATCATCCAGACTTTGCTCGATATGCCGCAGATCAGCGAGATGGATTTCAGTCACCTTCAGGTTATCCATTATGGCGCCGCGCCGATCAGCGAGTCCGTGTTGCGGCGGGCGCTAGCCACGTTCAAATGCCCCTTGATCCAGGGATATGGTCTCACCGAATCCTGCGGCGGCATTGCATATCTCAATGAAGTTGATCACCTGAAAGCCTTGAACGGACGGCCGGAGCTGTTGCGCTCGACCGGGCGCTCGGTTGTTCTGGCGGAGGTCAGGGTGGTCGACGGCGAGGGAAATCCGGTGCCGCCGGGCACGGTCGGCGAAATCGCCATCCGCGGCCCGAATGTCATGAAAGGCTATTGGCGCAATCCTGAAAAAACGGCCGAGACAATCCGGGACGGCTGGCTCTATTCCGGTGATGCTGCCTATATGGACGAGGAAGGCTATGTCTTCCTGCAGGATCGCATCAAGGACATGATCGTCTCGGGCGGCACGAACATCTATCCAAATGAGATCGAGAGCGCGCTGATGGAGCACGACGACATCCGCGATGTCGCCGTGATTGCCATTCCCGACGAGAAGTGGGGAGAGGCGGCACTTGCCATCTGCGTCACGCGCTCGGGCAACCGCATTCCGGCTGAAACCCTCATCGAATTTTGCCGCGACAAGCTCGGCGGCTACAAGATCCCGCGTTATTACGACTTCATCGAAGAACTTCCGCGTAATGCGAGCGGTAAAGTGCTGAAGCGCGTGCTGCGTGAGCCCTATTGGAAGGACCAATCGCGCGCGATTGCTTGA